A single region of the Sorghum bicolor cultivar BTx623 chromosome 9, Sorghum_bicolor_NCBIv3, whole genome shotgun sequence genome encodes:
- the LOC8068181 gene encoding uncharacterized protein LOC8068181, translated as MASLPPAPSSATHRRRSQPPSSPPASSVGSSAAFPPPKRRRSEPPPPLLGLACYDGFYPAMEPHPSAKHAIALARKADFEYYFVPPVPKEEAWGWFPLDARDGRVLVQSKYFPDDFHRPRFMNYAVCDPLFKRYVLLPPIPDDLTVNEGSLLNFGLCLAPSQEDEVDTSFRVICVAGYETKLVVFVFYSVTRKWGIATSSNWSFLGTERPPKFYGLGSFDYVDGCFYWTVPLADKILVLDALKMELSVINYAHRVEDGFRACIAVDREGIPGMVTVGEYLGNGKFRFSRIAKQSDNGSPNERLSENIIQLPDYNNEYFTLGAAEGFIFLRGVPEDEEVEDYSSEDLYMEPEDVEYYSLNVKTAEFKMVCAMPMDKCYNSVCPYFGFSPPSAKPCV; from the coding sequence ATGGCCTCGCTGCCGCCGGCGCCATCGAGCGCCACCCATCGGCGCCGCTCCCAACCGCCCTCATCACCGCCGGCCTCCTCGGTGGGATCCTCGGCCGCATTCCCACCCCCCAAAAGGCGCCGGTCCGAGCCTCCGCCTCCCTTGCTCGGGTTGGCCTGCTACGACGGCTTCTACCCCGCCATGGAGCCCCACCCTTCCGCCAAGCACGCCATCGCCCTCGCTCGCAAGGCCGATTTCGAGTACTATTTCGTGCCGCCGGTGCCGAAGGAGGAAGCCTGGGGCTGGTTCCCGCTGGACGCCCGCGACGGCCGTGTCCTCGTCCAGTCCAAGTACTTCCCCGACGACTTCCACCGCCCTCGCTTCATGAACTACGCCGTGTGCGATCCCCTGTTCAAGCGATATGTGCTGCTCCCACCTATACCTGACGACCTCACCGTCAATGAGGGGAGCCTTCTCAATTTTGGGCTCTGCCTTGCTCCCTCCCAGGAGGATGAGGTGGATACATCATTCAGGGTGATATGCGTGGCGGGGTACGAAACCAAGCTGGTCGTGTTCGTGTTCTATTCTGTGACTAGGAAATGGGGAATCGCTACATCTTCAAACTGGAGCTTTTTGGGCACAGAAAGGCCTCCTAAGTTCTATGGCCTGGGCAGCTTCGACTATGTTGATGGCTGCTTCTACTGGACGGTGCCTTTGGCGGACAAAATTCTCGTGCTTGATGCCCTCAAGATGGAGTTATCTGTTATCAACTATGCTCATCGTGTGGAGGATGGCTTTCGGGCTTGCATTGCAgttgatagagaaggaatccctGGGATGGTCACTGTTGGCGAGTACTTGGGGAATGGGAAGTTTCGCTTCTCTCGCATTGCGAAACAGAGTGACAATGGATCTCCCAATGAACGCCTGTCGGAGAATATTATACAGTTGCCTGACTACAATAATGAGTACTTCACTTTAGGTGCAGCTGAGGGATTTATTTTCCTTCGAGGCGTTCCAGAAGATGAGGAAGTAGAAGACTATTCATCAGAGGATCTTTACATGGAACCTGAAGACGTAGAATATTATTCGCTGAATGTCAAGACTGCTGAATTTAAGATGGTCTGCGCGATGCCCATGGACAAGTGTTACAATAGTGTTTGCCCATACTTCGGCTTTTCTCCACCATCGGCAAAACCATGTGTTTGA
- the LOC8071279 gene encoding uncharacterized protein LOC8071279, with protein sequence MARRRRLSASSSLPEAAAGAIPSPLPPELRWPFARLDVALTHDELRESAYEIFFCACRSTPAGAAARPSAAGRGSSRGGAAAATTTSPPAATGGAKNMAVTSRLKRALGLRATNTRPTVGAGGRPLTSAEIMRRQMGVSEHTDGRVRKTLVRSLVGPQMSRKVDSLVLPLELLRHIKPADFSDAGEHRAWQLRQLRVLEAGLVSHPSVPLDRGSNANASASGLREMVRSAELQTTRPGGGLDVRALSTAVTALSWRSSVDACRWADGYPLNVHLYLTLLRAVFDGRDETVVLDEVDELMELIKKTWNILGLNDTIHNLCFTWLFLEKYVMTGEMEPDLLSAALAMLELVRGDVRRQRQADAAGALEAAHLRILSATLASMHSWAEHKLLDYHEAFGDDLLGAASIAAMENVVSLAVLAATMLSQDVPSSSFAAAVAVAAGGDLSSPRSSSSSSFSAGEQVERYIKSSARRAFTRLHETGTAGKMDSMIVEVDEDPCEALMYVASQTKDLARVEKEVYSRVLRRWHPCPTAVAAATLHGSFGALLKRYVSKMACGLSSESVRVLHAASKLDKWLLQMAGEDDPPAADQLLPPMASYDVDSIIFGLVKGWMDERLKVGDECVRRAQESETWNPRSKAEPYAQSAVDLMKLAKVTIDELLEIQVAPACKEELLQRLVDGVDHLVHQYALLLASSCGSTSKESYVPALPPLTRCNQDSKLVQLWRMAAPPCQVGDLEALDCGGRADMVITSSKKPRLEASRSRRGGDHAAAVAVAVRPATSRGTQRLYVRLNTLHYLLAVVHSIDRTLSSSALAAPHRQRRHRRGRSSSAFDHARPALDAAVHHVSELSAYRLVFLDSAQFLHQALYQGGVSAARARPALRVMKQNLAFLSGVLTEQAQPPAVLEVMRASVEAFLTVILAGGSGRAFARADHAAVAEDFASLKHLFCGFGVAEVVVERETARAEGVVALMALPTEKLIHEFLGLYASATTPVAAAAAEEVVVQRLPMMPVTPTARRWSRSDANTVLRVLCYRDDEAANRFLKKAFDLPKRR encoded by the exons ATggcccgccggcgccgcctctcggcgtcgtcgtcgttgccAGAGGCGGCAGCTGGCGCCATCCCCAGTCCGCTCCCTCCCGAGCTCCGGTGGCCTTTCGCGCGCCTCGACGTGGCCCTCACCCACGACGAGCTCCGGGAATCCGCCTACGAGATCTTCTTCTGCGCCTGCCGCTCCActcccgccggcgccgccgcacgCCCATCCGCCGCCGGTAGAGGCAGCAGCAGgggaggggcggcggcggcgaccacaACGTCTCCTCCTGCGGCCACCGGTGGAGCGAAGAACATGGCGGTGACGAGCCGCCTGAAGCGCGCGCTCGGCCTCCGCGCGACGAACACCAGGCCGACGGTGGGCGCGGGTGGCCGCCCGTTGACGTCGGCGGAGATCATGCGGCGGCAGATGGGGGTCAGCGAGCACACCGACGGCCGTGTCCGGAAGACCCTCGTGCGCTCCCTCGTCGGCCCGCAGATGTCCAGGAAGGTGGACTCCCTCGTGCTCCCCTTGGAGCTCCTCCGCCACATCAAACCCGCCGACTTCTCCGACGCCGGCGAGCACCGCGCGTGGCAGCTCCGCCAGCTCAGGGTCCTCGAGGCAGGCCTCGTCTCCCACCCTTCCGTGCCGCTCGACCGCGGCAGCAACGCCAACGCCTCGGCGTCCGGTCTCCGTGAGATGGTCCGGTCCGCCGAGCTGCAGACGACGCGGCCCGGCGGCGGCCTCGACGTGCGCGCTCTGTCCACCGCCGTGACGGCGTTGAGCTGGCGGTCCTCCGTCGACGCCTGCCGCTGGGCCGACGGCTACCCGCTCAACGTGCACCTGTACCTGACCCTCCTCCGCGCCGTGTTCGACGGCAGGGACGAGACGGTGGTGCTGGACGAGGTCGACGAGCTCATGGAGCTCATCAAGAAGACGTGGAACATCCTCGGGCTCAACGACACCATCCACAACCTCTGCTTCACGTGGCTCTTCTTGGAGAAGTACGTGATGACTGGGGAGATGGAGCCGGACCTGCTGTCGGCGGCGTTGGCGATGCTCGAGCTCGTCCGCGGCGACGTCCGCCGGCAACGGCAAGCCGACGCCGCCGGCGCGCTGGAGGCGGCGCACCTCAGGATCCTGTCGGCGACGCTGGCGTCCATGCATTCGTGGGCGGAACACAAGTTGCTGGACTACCATGAGGCGTTCGGTGACGACCTATTAGGAGCTGCTTCCATTGCTGCCATGGAGAATGTCGTGTCCCTTGCTGTCTTGGCGGCGACCATGCTCAGCCAGGACGTGCCGTCGTCGTCTttcgcggcggcggtggcagttGCCGCCGGCGGTGATCTCTCGTCACCtcggtcgtcgtcttcgtcgtcGTTTTCAGCTGGGGAGCAGGTGGAGCGGTACATCAAGTCGTCGGCGAGGCGTGCTTTCACCAGG CTGCACGAGACCGGCACGGCCGGGAAGATGGACAGCATGATCGTGGAGGTGGACGAGGACCCCTGCGAGGCGCTGATGTACGTGGCGTCGCAGACCAAGGATCTGGCGAGGGTGGAGAAAGAGGTGTACAGCCGCGTGCTCCGGCGGTGGCACCCATGCCCGACGGCGGTGGCCGCCGCCACGCTCCATGGCAGCTTCGGCGCGCTGCTGAAGCGGTACGTGTCCAAGATGGCGTGCGGCCTGAGCAGCGAGTCTGTGCGCGTGCTGCACGCGGCGTCTAAGCTGGACAAGTGGCTGCTACAGATGGCCGGCGAGGACGACCCGCCGGCGGCAGACCAGCTGCTGCCGCCGATGGCCTCCTACGACGTGGACTCCATCATCTTCGGCCTGGTCAAGGGCTGGATGGATGAGCGGTTGAAGGTAGGGGACGAGTGCGTGAGGAGGGCCCAGGAGTCAGAGACATGGAACCCGAGGTCCAAGGCTGAGCCGTACGCTCAGTCCGCGGTGGACCTGATGAAGCTCGCCAAGGTCACCATTGATGAGCTGCTGGAGATCCAGGTCGCGCCGGCGTGCAAAGAGGAGCTGCTGCAACGCCTTGTTGACGGCGTCGATCACCTCGTCCACCAGTACGCTCTGCTCCTTGCCAGCTCGTGCG GATCGACGTCCAAGGAGAGCTACGTTCCAGCTCTGCCGCCATTGACGAGGTGCAACCAGGACTCGAAGCTCGTGCAGCTCTGGAGGATGGCGGCGCCGCCGTGCCAGGTGGGTGACCTGGAGGCGCTCGACTGCGGCGGCAGGGCCGACATGGTCATCACGAGCAGCAAGAAGCCGAGGCTGGAGGCGAGCCGGTCGAGACGAGGAGGAGACcacgcggcggcggtggcggtggcggtgcgcCCCGCCACCAGCCGCGGCACGCAGCGGCTGTACGTGCGCCTCAACACGCTCCACTACCTCCTCGCCGTCGTGCACAGCATCGACAGGACGCTCTCCTCCTCCGCGCTGGCGGCGCCGCACCGGCAGCGCCGCCACCGACGCGGGCGGAGCTCGTCGGCGTTCGACCACGCCCGCCCCGCCCTCGACGCGGCGGTCCACCACGTGTCCGAGCTCTCCGCGTACCGCCTCGTCTTCCTCGACTCCGCTCAGTTCCTCCACCAGGCGCTGTACCAGGGTGGCGTCTCCGCGGCGCGCGCCCGGCCCGCGCTCCGCGTCATGAAGCAGAACCTCGCGTTCCTCTCCGGCGTGCTCACCGAGCAGGCGCAGCCGCCGGCAGTGCTCGAGGTGATGAGGGCATCCGTGGAGGCCTTCCTGACGGTCATCCTCGCCGGCGGCAGCGGACGGGCCTTCGCCCGCGCGGACCACGCGGCCGTGGCGGAGGACTTCGCGAGCTTGAAGCACCTGTTCTGCGGCTTCGGAGTGGCGGAGGTGGTCGTCGAGAGGGAGACGGCGCGGGCGGAAGGCGTGGTGGCGCTCATGGCTCTTCCCACGGAGAAGCTCATCCATGAGTTCCTCGGCCTCTACGCTTCGGCGACGACTCcggtggcagcggcggcggctgagGAGGTGGTGGTACAGCGGCTGCCGATGATGCCGGTGACGCCCACGGCGAGACGCTGGAGCCGGTCCGACGCCAACACCGTGCTCCGCGTGCTGTGCTACCGAGACGACGAGGCAGCCAACAGATTCTTGAAGAAAGCATTTGATCTGCCCAAGAGGAGGTAG